The following are encoded in a window of Leptotrichia trevisanii DSM 22070 genomic DNA:
- a CDS encoding helix-turn-helix transcriptional regulator yields MEKSVKTEKLFRFIEIKEKLEKGEILKKKKLSEKYGVSEKSIQRDFDTLNSYYAEKNQSKVVYNWQKEGYELQKDVNINVFTNEEILAISKILLESRAFCKEELEILLRKIAKQAASSDSYKRIEKIIKNERFNYVQLQHGKPLLKSIWNLSKYITDRKIIEIEYTSNIGKKKFHAVKPLSIMFSEFYFYLIVFMVNKDDEIPIVFRIDRITEVRNTNKKFDIPYNSRFEDGEFRKRIQFMYSGKLHKVKFEYTGLKEVVLDRLPTAEIKKEENLENNMKKYTIWAEIYGKEGIKMWLRSQGKKVKILED; encoded by the coding sequence ATGGAAAAGTCAGTAAAAACAGAGAAGTTATTTAGGTTTATAGAAATTAAGGAAAAACTGGAAAAAGGAGAAATTTTAAAAAAGAAAAAATTGTCTGAGAAATATGGAGTTAGTGAAAAGAGTATTCAGCGTGATTTTGATACATTAAACAGTTATTATGCTGAAAAAAATCAAAGCAAGGTTGTATATAATTGGCAAAAAGAGGGCTATGAACTGCAAAAAGATGTGAATATAAATGTATTTACTAATGAGGAAATATTAGCAATTAGTAAAATATTGCTGGAAAGTAGAGCATTTTGTAAGGAAGAATTAGAGATTCTTTTAAGGAAAATAGCAAAGCAGGCAGCCAGTAGTGACAGCTATAAGAGAATTGAAAAAATCATAAAAAATGAGCGATTTAACTATGTTCAATTACAACACGGAAAACCTCTCCTTAAATCGATTTGGAATTTATCCAAATACATTACTGACAGAAAAATTATAGAAATTGAATATACGTCTAACATTGGAAAAAAGAAATTTCATGCAGTAAAGCCACTTTCAATAATGTTTTCAGAATTTTACTTTTATCTAATTGTATTTATGGTAAATAAAGATGATGAGATACCAATTGTCTTTAGGATTGACAGAATAACGGAAGTCAGAAATACAAATAAAAAATTTGATATTCCGTATAATTCAAGATTTGAAGATGGAGAATTTAGAAAAAGGATACAATTTATGTATTCAGGAAAATTGCATAAAGTAAAATTTGAATATACAGGGCTGAAAGAAGTAGTTCTGGATAGGTTACCAACGGCAGAAATAAAGAAAGAGGAAAATTTGGAAAATAATATGAAAAAATATACAATTTGGGCTGAAATTTATGGAAAAGAAGGAATTAAAATGTGGCTTAGAAGTCAAGGGAAAAAAGTAAAAATATTGGAGGATTAG
- a CDS encoding type II toxin-antitoxin system PemK/MazF family toxin, whose product MIGKIVKCLTQYYDIRLQRNSIKSRPALVLKSPVNDDYVVLPISSISNRANVNPIYDIEIDPVKFPKINLTRLSYVRTHRIVSIPRQQIDTSVIIGDLKLDYEELFLEIVEKVEQFHNEIMEGLLE is encoded by the coding sequence ATGATAGGTAAAATAGTCAAATGTTTAACCCAATATTATGATATAAGATTACAGAGAAATTCCATTAAATCAAGACCTGCGTTAGTATTAAAAAGTCCTGTAAATGATGATTACGTAGTCCTTCCTATCTCGAGTATTTCAAATAGAGCAAACGTAAATCCGATATACGATATAGAAATAGATCCAGTAAAATTTCCTAAAATAAATTTGACAAGATTATCGTATGTTAGAACACACAGAATAGTTTCAATACCAAGACAGCAAATAGATACAAGTGTTATAATAGGAGATTTAAAATTAGATTACGAAGAGCTATTTTTAGAAATAGTGGAAAAAGTGGAGCAATTTCACAATGAAATTATGGAAGGACTATTAGAATAG
- a CDS encoding Panacea domain-containing protein, which produces MEKIINVAQYIFNEYKRVTEEIIDEMKLQKLLYFSQRETFAILNQPLFNEVFEGWKYGPVSREVRTVFTEDGINAQTEDIKSESKYIINNIIQEYGALASWKLSVLTHKETSWLNSRKGLKKEENGNVKIKMEDIREDAKKVRPYDYMWDMYYDEFEDYEVIV; this is translated from the coding sequence ATGGAAAAAATAATAAATGTTGCTCAGTATATTTTCAATGAATATAAAAGAGTAACAGAAGAAATTATTGATGAAATGAAATTGCAAAAATTATTATATTTTTCACAGAGAGAAACATTTGCTATTTTAAATCAGCCTCTTTTTAACGAAGTATTTGAGGGGTGGAAGTATGGACCTGTTTCTAGGGAGGTTAGAACAGTTTTTACTGAAGATGGTATAAATGCACAAACAGAAGATATAAAAAGCGAAAGTAAATACATAATAAATAACATAATTCAAGAATACGGGGCATTGGCTTCGTGGAAATTAAGTGTATTGACACATAAAGAAACTTCGTGGCTTAACTCACGAAAAGGACTTAAAAAGGAAGAAAATGGAAATGTGAAAATTAAAATGGAAGATATAAGAGAAGATGCAAAAAAAGTAAGGCCTTATGATTATATGTGGGATATGTATTATGACGAATTTGAAGATTATGAAGTGATAGTTTAA
- a CDS encoding tRNA threonylcarbamoyladenosine dehydratase, whose protein sequence is MSGKNQTFARFSMMVGEEGIERLKNSKVIVFGVGGVGSYTVEALARSGIGQITMVDFDEISESNINRQLHSLRSTIGKSKIDVMKDRILDINPECKVELVKKLVYDDVDEILGNSENKSLNNSKYDFVVDAIDVIRSKVNLIEYCVKNKINIISSMGFGNKMRPEMVEIAKIKNTSVCPMARTIRSILKKKGITNVPVAFSKEIPVQPNKSELFKEELPTEFRENNTIPRKTTPGSNAFVPGTAGLVLASYVVRKLLEWD, encoded by the coding sequence GTGAGTGGTAAAAATCAGACGTTTGCCAGATTTTCCATGATGGTTGGAGAAGAAGGGATTGAGAGATTGAAAAACTCTAAAGTTATTGTATTTGGAGTTGGTGGAGTGGGCTCTTATACTGTGGAGGCTTTGGCTAGATCAGGAATCGGGCAGATTACGATGGTTGATTTTGATGAGATTTCAGAGTCAAATATTAATAGACAGCTGCATTCACTTAGAAGTACAATTGGAAAGTCTAAGATTGATGTTATGAAGGATAGAATTTTAGATATTAATCCAGAATGTAAGGTGGAGCTTGTGAAAAAGCTGGTTTATGATGATGTTGATGAAATTTTGGGAAATTCTGAAAATAAATCTTTAAATAATAGTAAATACGATTTTGTTGTGGATGCGATTGATGTTATCAGAAGCAAGGTTAATCTGATCGAGTATTGCGTAAAGAATAAAATAAATATCATTTCTTCAATGGGATTTGGTAACAAGATGCGTCCTGAAATGGTGGAAATTGCAAAAATAAAAAATACTTCCGTTTGTCCGATGGCAAGAACTATTAGAAGTATTTTGAAAAAGAAAGGAATTACAAATGTTCCAGTTGCATTTTCAAAAGAAATACCTGTACAGCCGAATAAATCAGAATTATTTAAGGAAGAATTGCCAACTGAATTTAGGGAAAATAACACAATTCCAAGAAAGACTACACCTGGAAGTAATGCTTTTGTACCAGGAACAGCTGGACTTGTGCTTGCTTCTTATGTAGTCAGAAAGTTATTGGAGTGGGATTAA
- the htpX gene encoding zinc metalloprotease HtpX: MFINTMKTGFLMFGLVFLFVAIGGVLGNQRGALIGLLIAGGMSFYSYWFSDKMVIKAYNGQEVTSRNNPRLYQLIQKLANNANLPMPKIYIIPERQPNAFATGRNPQNAAVACTAGLLELMDDNELAGVMAHELGHIKHRDILVSTIAATFAGAIVNIARFLPYVSSGNNKDEGRRRNNVGTAMLLSFLAPIAASIIQMSISRKREYMADRAGAEYSGNPLYLRNALQKLESYSHNIAMNRQDPATAHMFIINPFSASSFNLKNLFSTHPSTEDRIRELEKMAREQHLL, encoded by the coding sequence ATGTTTATAAATACTATGAAAACAGGTTTTTTAATGTTTGGATTAGTTTTTCTCTTTGTAGCGATTGGTGGTGTATTGGGAAATCAGCGAGGGGCCTTGATTGGACTTCTGATTGCTGGGGGAATGAGTTTTTATAGCTACTGGTTTAGCGATAAGATGGTTATAAAAGCATATAATGGGCAGGAAGTTACTTCCCGAAATAATCCAAGGTTATATCAGTTAATACAAAAACTGGCAAACAACGCAAATTTACCAATGCCAAAAATTTATATAATTCCGGAACGTCAGCCAAATGCCTTTGCAACTGGGAGAAATCCTCAAAATGCTGCGGTTGCCTGTACTGCTGGACTGCTTGAATTGATGGATGATAATGAGCTGGCTGGAGTTATGGCTCACGAATTGGGACATATAAAGCATCGTGATATTTTAGTGAGTACGATTGCTGCCACTTTTGCTGGAGCGATTGTCAATATTGCAAGATTTTTGCCTTATGTATCAAGTGGAAATAATAAAGATGAAGGTAGAAGAAGAAACAATGTTGGAACTGCAATGCTTCTTTCATTTTTAGCTCCAATAGCAGCTTCAATAATTCAGATGTCCATTTCAAGAAAAAGGGAATATATGGCGGACAGAGCTGGAGCGGAATATTCAGGAAATCCATTATATTTACGTAATGCACTGCAAAAATTGGAAAGTTACAGTCACAATATCGCAATGAATAGACAAGATCCTGCAACAGCACATATGTTTATCATAAACCCATTTTCAGCTAGCAGCTTTAACTTAAAAAATTTATTTAGTACACACCCATCTACTGAGGATAGAATTAGAGAGCTGGAAAAAATGGCAAGAGAACAGCATTTGTTATAA
- a CDS encoding DUF1858 domain-containing protein, producing the protein MEKVTKDMNIMEAVEKYPIIAQVLMRYGLGCVGCIISSAETLGEGIAVHGLNPDMILEEVNMILEKQEG; encoded by the coding sequence ATGGAAAAAGTGACAAAAGATATGAATATAATGGAAGCAGTTGAAAAATATCCAATTATAGCACAGGTGCTTATGAGATACGGGCTTGGATGTGTTGGGTGCATTATTTCGAGTGCTGAAACATTGGGAGAAGGTATTGCAGTTCACGGATTAAATCCAGACATGATTCTTGAGGAAGTAAATATGATTCTTGAGAAACAGGAAGGATAA
- a CDS encoding superoxide dismutase, translating to MFKQIELSYNFDALEPNIDAKTMEIHYGKHHAAYTNNLNDALKNNAPQFFEKPIEEILANLDILPENIRGAVRNNGGGFYNHNLYFEIMGPNAGGEPTGELAEKISEAFGSFDEFKKEFSKAAATRFGSGWAWLVVNKDGKLKITSTANQDNPLMPGATSCGCSQGTPILGIDVWEHAYYLNYQNRRPDYISAFFNVINWDKVSKKYEATK from the coding sequence ATGTTTAAACAGATAGAATTATCGTATAACTTTGATGCATTGGAGCCAAATATTGATGCAAAAACTATGGAAATCCATTATGGAAAACATCATGCAGCTTATACAAACAATTTAAATGATGCACTAAAAAATAATGCACCACAATTTTTTGAAAAGCCAATAGAAGAAATTTTAGCAAATTTAGATATATTGCCGGAAAATATACGTGGAGCTGTAAGAAATAATGGGGGAGGTTTTTACAATCATAATCTGTATTTTGAAATAATGGGGCCTAACGCAGGAGGAGAGCCTACAGGAGAATTAGCTGAAAAAATAAGCGAAGCATTTGGAAGTTTTGATGAATTTAAGAAAGAATTTTCAAAAGCTGCAGCGACTAGATTTGGCTCAGGATGGGCTTGGCTTGTTGTAAATAAAGATGGAAAATTAAAAATAACTTCGACTGCAAATCAGGACAACCCATTAATGCCGGGAGCAACTTCTTGTGGATGTTCACAAGGGACTCCAATTTTAGGAATAGATGTATGGGAACATGCATACTACCTAAATTATCAAAATAGACGTCCAGATTATATTTCAGCATTCTTTAATGTTATAAACTGGGATAAAGTATCTAAAAAATATGAAGCTACAAAATAA
- a CDS encoding response regulator transcription factor, producing the protein MKVLVFNKNEKTRMVVGQLLKELSFNVILAENEEQMLDALKTESLDISFLDISSIEDFPLAIERIIRYKRQSYILMAIEQDDRYAKTEALLKGIDDYIYNDFRLEELSAKFRAIVRILNKRLTEDEMGILTAYDLTLNPANREVKRDGKEIELTNKEFLLLEYFLRNKNRVLTRTMISEKIWDIDFVSESNIVDVYVNFLRSKIDKGFDQKIIKTVRSVGYIIKE; encoded by the coding sequence ATGAAAGTATTAGTATTTAATAAAAATGAAAAAACCAGAATGGTAGTGGGACAGCTATTAAAAGAATTGAGTTTTAATGTAATATTGGCAGAAAATGAAGAACAAATGCTGGACGCACTGAAGACAGAATCTCTTGATATTTCTTTTTTAGACATCAGCTCAATTGAAGATTTTCCATTGGCGATCGAAAGAATAATAAGATATAAACGACAAAGTTATATTTTAATGGCAATTGAACAGGACGACAGATATGCTAAGACAGAGGCATTATTAAAAGGAATCGATGACTACATATATAATGACTTTAGACTGGAAGAACTTTCTGCTAAATTCAGAGCAATCGTAAGAATTTTAAACAAACGTTTGACAGAAGACGAAATGGGAATTTTGACAGCTTACGACTTAACATTAAATCCTGCAAACAGAGAAGTTAAACGTGACGGAAAAGAAATTGAATTAACAAATAAAGAATTTTTATTGCTTGAATATTTTTTAAGAAACAAGAACAGAGTGCTTACAAGAACTATGATTTCTGAAAAAATCTGGGATATAGACTTTGTTTCAGAAAGTAACATCGTAGATGTGTATGTCAATTTCTTAAGATCTAAGATAGACAAGGGATTTGATCAAAAAATCATAAAAACTGTAAGAAGTGTTGGATATATTATAAAGGAATAG
- a CDS encoding Mrp/NBP35 family ATP-binding protein, producing the protein MQTNPALAERKQRIDSNMSKIKHKIVIMSGKGGVGKTTTSVNLAYGLSMRGYKVGILDADLHGPNVPIMFGKEGVKLSKISEPLEITKNLHISSLSFFVPDDSPVVWKGPQKITAIMEMLEGIKWGEIDFLIVDLPPGTGDETLGIAQNIGTDSKAIIVTTPQKVSLLDSTRAINFARLINLNLLGIIENMSGFICPDCQKEVNIFKKGGVKKLAQEKKTDFLGSIPLDENIVESSDNGLPFISNDSVASRRMNDVITKVIENLENKNESK; encoded by the coding sequence ATGCAGACTAATCCAGCTTTAGCTGAACGAAAACAAAGAATTGATTCCAATATGTCCAAAATTAAGCATAAAATCGTGATTATGAGCGGTAAAGGTGGCGTTGGAAAGACAACAACATCTGTTAATTTAGCTTATGGATTATCGATGCGGGGATATAAGGTTGGTATTCTTGATGCTGATTTGCATGGGCCTAATGTTCCGATTATGTTTGGAAAAGAAGGCGTAAAACTTTCAAAGATTTCTGAACCGCTGGAAATAACAAAGAATTTACATATATCATCATTAAGTTTTTTTGTTCCAGATGATTCACCAGTTGTGTGGAAAGGCCCACAAAAAATTACAGCAATAATGGAAATGCTGGAAGGAATTAAATGGGGCGAAATTGACTTTTTAATAGTTGATTTGCCTCCAGGAACAGGTGATGAAACATTGGGTATTGCACAAAATATAGGCACAGATTCAAAAGCAATAATTGTTACAACACCACAGAAGGTTTCTTTACTGGATTCTACAAGAGCAATAAATTTTGCTAGACTGATAAATTTAAATCTGCTTGGTATAATTGAAAATATGAGTGGTTTTATTTGCCCTGACTGTCAAAAGGAAGTGAATATTTTTAAAAAAGGCGGTGTCAAAAAGTTGGCTCAAGAGAAAAAAACTGACTTTCTAGGCTCAATACCATTAGATGAGAATATCGTAGAATCTAGTGATAATGGGTTACCATTTATTTCAAACGATTCTGTGGCATCAAGACGGATGAATGACGTAATTACTAAAGTAATTGAAAATTTAGAAAACAAAAACGAAAGTAAATAA
- a CDS encoding YiiX/YebB-like N1pC/P60 family cysteine hydrolase yields MNICLKANLRRLILFLILTFALVCKTKPEDKYFWYSPREVIANVDKLQPGDILILSKRPTLRSMWGHAAVLNENKKIVEFPSYSAGYSESPLYAWQNINRKVAIFRLKDIDKKFKAALFKEIDETVTKPYGLTFHKNFDKRLYCSQFIYLVFKKAGEKVGREVDLDSNGGGWVMPFDIMDSPLLENISIYK; encoded by the coding sequence ATGAATATTTGTTTAAAAGCCAATCTACGAAGATTAATACTATTTCTAATATTAACTTTTGCTCTTGTATGTAAAACAAAGCCGGAGGATAAATATTTTTGGTATTCTCCAAGAGAAGTCATTGCAAATGTAGATAAATTACAGCCAGGAGATATTCTTATTTTATCAAAAAGGCCAACATTACGTTCAATGTGGGGGCACGCCGCCGTTCTTAACGAAAATAAAAAAATAGTTGAGTTCCCCTCATATTCTGCTGGATACAGCGAAAGTCCACTATATGCTTGGCAAAACATTAATAGAAAAGTAGCTATTTTTAGGCTAAAGGATATTGATAAAAAATTTAAAGCGGCACTATTCAAGGAAATTGATGAAACAGTAACTAAACCGTATGGACTGACGTTTCATAAAAACTTCGATAAAAGATTATACTGTTCACAGTTTATTTATCTCGTGTTTAAAAAGGCTGGAGAAAAAGTTGGACGTGAAGTAGATCTTGACTCCAATGGCGGTGGCTGGGTTATGCCATTTGATATAATGGATTCCCCATTGCTGGAAAATATCTCTATCTATAAATAA
- the metA gene encoding homoserine O-acetyltransferase MetA, which produces MPIKIPNNLPAVDILAKENIFVMDENRALSQDIRPLKFIIINLMPTKIETETQLLRLLSNTPLQMEVTFLKMASYVSKNISEEHMSNFYKTFNDIENDYFDGLIITGAPVENLPFEEVAYWQELTKVMEWSKTHVYSTMCICWGAQAALYYHYGIKKYSLKEKLFGIYPLKIDICHTMLLRGFDEVFNMPQSRHTEVRAKDIESVSELEIIAYSEEAGVSIVRTKDKRNIFIMGHLEYDRMTLAKEYERDVKLGKDIKVPFNYYPNDDVNREPLFVWRAHANLLFSNWVNHHVYQGTPYDLTKLEEISNFKI; this is translated from the coding sequence ATGCCTATAAAAATACCAAATAACTTACCGGCTGTAGATATTTTAGCAAAGGAGAACATCTTTGTAATGGATGAAAATAGGGCATTGTCGCAAGATATTCGTCCTTTAAAATTTATAATAATAAATCTTATGCCTACAAAAATTGAAACAGAAACTCAGCTATTAAGATTGCTTAGTAATACTCCGCTTCAAATGGAAGTTACCTTTTTGAAAATGGCTTCCTACGTATCAAAAAATATTTCAGAAGAACATATGTCTAATTTTTATAAAACTTTCAACGATATAGAGAATGATTATTTTGATGGTTTAATTATAACAGGAGCCCCAGTGGAGAATTTGCCCTTTGAAGAAGTTGCTTACTGGCAGGAATTGACAAAAGTTATGGAATGGAGCAAAACTCACGTTTATTCGACAATGTGCATTTGCTGGGGGGCACAGGCGGCACTTTACTATCATTATGGAATAAAGAAATATTCGTTAAAGGAAAAACTTTTTGGGATTTATCCCTTAAAAATTGATATTTGTCATACGATGCTGTTACGTGGGTTTGACGAAGTGTTTAATATGCCACAGTCAAGACACACGGAAGTACGTGCGAAAGATATTGAAAGTGTATCAGAATTGGAAATTATTGCATATTCTGAAGAGGCAGGAGTTAGCATTGTCCGTACTAAGGATAAGAGGAATATCTTTATTATGGGACATCTGGAATATGATAGAATGACGCTTGCAAAGGAATATGAACGAGATGTGAAATTAGGAAAAGATATAAAAGTTCCGTTTAACTATTATCCAAATGATGATGTGAACAGGGAACCGCTTTTTGTATGGCGGGCTCATGCAAATTTATTGTTTTCCAACTGGGTAAACCATCACGTTTATCAAGGTACGCCATATGATTTGACGAAATTGGAAGAAATTTCTAATTTTAAAATTTAG
- the dnaN gene encoding DNA polymerase III subunit beta, whose amino-acid sequence MLHIIVDRKSLLKAITIVENAVTENKIREVLSGIYIETNEGKAILRGTDLELSINTKIEAQVEEDGKIVIKHKLIEEFLKQISDEKITLIEENGKLIIQASSTNTEFSLYNAENFPVQSKLENGVEYVFEKEKLLNNIENVKISASPNPENLAVNCIRVEIEEDKLKLVSSDTYRLTYIEEDLDDTQKGKENLSLSIPLKTIDGLIKIMKLIDEENITVKSDGSKVFFQFSNVEILTRTIDLQFPDYKSILNNSQHNKKILLNTKDFLSVLRRTAIFVRDNKEAKNGGIFNFANNRLLLTGTSENAQIKEEIATIQEGDDLKISLNVRFLLDYISTIKGKVTVLELLNNKSSVIVRDEDNDKSLYFTMPLALRES is encoded by the coding sequence ATGTTACATATAATCGTTGATAGAAAATCATTGTTAAAAGCTATAACTATAGTTGAAAATGCAGTAACTGAAAATAAAATAAGAGAAGTCCTTTCTGGAATTTATATTGAAACAAACGAAGGAAAGGCAATTTTACGGGGAACAGACTTGGAACTGTCTATAAATACAAAAATAGAGGCACAAGTTGAAGAAGATGGAAAAATTGTCATAAAACATAAATTAATTGAAGAATTTTTAAAACAAATTTCTGATGAAAAAATTACACTAATTGAAGAAAATGGTAAACTAATAATTCAGGCAAGTTCTACAAATACTGAATTTTCATTATACAATGCAGAAAATTTCCCAGTTCAGTCAAAACTGGAAAATGGAGTTGAATATGTATTTGAAAAGGAAAAGTTATTAAATAATATTGAAAATGTAAAAATTTCAGCTTCTCCAAATCCAGAAAATCTAGCTGTAAACTGTATCAGAGTGGAAATTGAAGAGGACAAGTTAAAACTTGTTTCATCTGACACATATAGATTGACATACATTGAAGAAGATTTGGATGACACTCAAAAAGGGAAGGAAAATCTTAGTCTGAGCATTCCGTTAAAGACAATTGACGGATTAATAAAAATTATGAAACTTATTGATGAAGAAAATATTACCGTAAAATCAGATGGCTCAAAAGTATTTTTCCAATTTTCAAATGTAGAAATATTAACTCGTACAATTGATCTGCAATTTCCAGATTACAAGTCAATTTTAAATAATTCGCAGCATAATAAAAAAATATTGTTAAATACAAAGGATTTTTTATCAGTATTAAGAAGAACGGCTATATTTGTTAGGGATAACAAAGAAGCTAAAAATGGCGGAATATTTAATTTTGCCAATAACAGGCTGCTGCTTACTGGAACGAGTGAAAATGCGCAGATAAAAGAGGAAATTGCAACAATTCAGGAAGGTGATGATTTAAAAATTTCATTGAATGTAAGGTTTTTACTTGACTACATTTCTACAATTAAAGGAAAAGTAACCGTGCTGGAATTGTTAAATAACAAAAGTTCGGTAATTGTAAGAGATGAAGATAATGATAAATCACTATATTTCACAATGCCATTGGCACTTAGGGAAAGTTAA
- a CDS encoding sigma-70 family RNA polymerase sigma factor gives MEDNNLNLMSLYLSDIQKFDLLSKEEEYELLKRIREDDDEQARQLLILSNLRLVISTAKKSLGNGLPLIDLISEGNIGLIKAINKFDYEKGHRFSTYAVWWIKQSIKKAIINIGRDIRIPSYKYEQLSKVNKVIKDYTAVHGEAPSTEYIAKEVDLKESKVILLLGEFQDIMSLNETIGDNIYLEDIIGKNDDVEDKIIKEDQLIEMKDLLEKVLNERERAILEYRYGLYDNKIHTLKEIGEQMGITRERVRQIEKKAITKLKEHLEEYKDIL, from the coding sequence ATGGAAGATAACAACTTAAACTTGATGTCGTTATATTTAAGTGATATTCAAAAATTTGATTTACTCTCAAAGGAGGAAGAATATGAACTGTTAAAACGGATTAGGGAAGATGATGACGAGCAGGCAAGACAATTATTAATTTTATCAAATTTAAGATTGGTAATAAGTACAGCTAAAAAATCGCTTGGGAATGGACTTCCTCTGATTGATTTAATTAGTGAGGGTAATATTGGATTGATAAAAGCTATAAATAAATTTGATTATGAAAAAGGACATAGGTTTAGTACATATGCAGTATGGTGGATAAAACAGTCGATAAAAAAAGCAATTATTAATATAGGGCGTGATATAAGAATACCGTCTTATAAATACGAGCAATTATCAAAAGTGAATAAAGTTATAAAAGATTATACTGCTGTTCATGGTGAAGCTCCATCAACAGAATACATTGCAAAGGAAGTTGATTTGAAGGAAAGTAAAGTTATTTTGCTTTTGGGTGAATTTCAGGATATAATGTCACTGAATGAAACAATTGGTGATAATATTTACCTGGAAGACATTATTGGGAAAAATGATGATGTGGAAGATAAAATAATAAAAGAGGATCAGCTTATTGAAATGAAAGATTTGCTTGAAAAGGTTCTGAATGAGCGTGAAAGAGCAATTCTTGAATATCGTTACGGACTGTATGACAATAAAATTCATACATTAAAGGAAATCGGTGAACAGATGGGCATTACACGTGAAAGAGTCAGACAGATTGAAAAAAAGGCTATAACAAAATTAAAGGAACACTTGGAAGAATACAAAGATATATTATAA
- a CDS encoding NAD(P)H-dependent glycerol-3-phosphate dehydrogenase, translated as MKNVLVIGGGSWGTCLSKLLIENGHKVYLWEHNEEVRKVIRDTKENPQFLPNIKLPDNLNVVDDYGEVLENIEKYGKIDILLLATPTQFLRMILKRLKNFLNYNIILVNVAKGLEIATKKRISEIVEEELENKQYSYVLLAGPTHAEEVAQKLPSAILSVSEVEQAAKTVQATFSNLYFRVYTGTDLMGAELAGALKNCLAIAAGIADGMGYGDNTKAALITRGINEMFEIAKYYNANPKTFMGLSGLGDIIVTCTSKHSRNRFVGEKLGQGEKIEDIVSHMNMVSEGAETIKALYKIIKENNLKAPIFTALYEVIYNGKPVSELESTFMSRDLKSEFLS; from the coding sequence ATGAAGAATGTATTGGTTATCGGTGGTGGAAGCTGGGGAACCTGTCTTTCAAAACTGTTAATAGAAAATGGACACAAAGTCTATTTGTGGGAGCATAATGAAGAAGTAAGAAAAGTTATTCGTGATACAAAGGAAAATCCGCAATTTTTGCCAAATATAAAATTACCTGACAATCTTAATGTGGTGGATGATTATGGAGAAGTGCTTGAAAATATTGAAAAATATGGGAAAATTGACATTCTGTTATTGGCAACTCCAACACAATTTTTAAGAATGATTTTAAAAAGATTGAAAAATTTCTTAAATTATAATATAATATTGGTAAATGTTGCAAAAGGTTTAGAAATTGCTACAAAGAAAAGAATCTCTGAAATAGTAGAAGAAGAGCTTGAAAACAAACAATATAGCTATGTTCTGCTGGCGGGGCCGACACATGCTGAAGAAGTGGCACAAAAGCTGCCATCTGCCATACTTTCCGTATCTGAAGTTGAACAAGCTGCAAAAACTGTACAAGCTACATTTAGCAACCTTTATTTTAGAGTTTATACAGGAACAGATCTGATGGGAGCCGAACTTGCGGGAGCATTAAAAAACTGTCTTGCAATCGCAGCGGGAATTGCTGATGGAATGGGTTATGGAGATAACACGAAGGCTGCTCTTATAACTCGTGGAATTAACGAAATGTTTGAAATTGCAAAATATTACAATGCTAATCCTAAAACATTTATGGGATTATCAGGGCTTGGAGATATTATTGTAACTTGTACAAGTAAGCATAGCAGAAACAGATTTGTAGGGGAAAAGCTGGGACAAGGTGAAAAAATTGAAGATATAGTTTCTCATATGAATATGGTATCAGAAGGTGCAGAAACAATAAAGGCCCTTTATAAAATCATAAAGGAAAATAATTTAAAAGCACCTATTTTCACGGCACTTTATGAAGTAATCTACAATGGAAAGCCAGTTTCAGAACTGGAATCTACATTTATGAGCAGAGATTTAAAATCAGAATTTTTAAGTTAA